A stretch of Equus przewalskii isolate Varuska chromosome 11, EquPr2, whole genome shotgun sequence DNA encodes these proteins:
- the LRRC10B gene encoding leucine-rich repeat-containing protein 10B has translation MGIAESTPDELPSDAEEQLRSGDQQLELSGRRLRRLPSAVCALSRLQKLYVSGTGLRELPEEIEELRELRILALDFNKLERLPDGLCRLPRLTRLYLGGNRLLALPADFAQLQSLRCLWIEGNFLRRFPRPLLRLVALQSLQMGDNRLRALPAELPRMTGLRGLWLYGNRFEEFPPALLRMGRLHILDLDRNRLGGFPDLHPLRALRVFSYDHNPVTGPPRVADTVFLVGEGAVERMAERDEPTPRPPPRRPARAFEDEEEEDLLIGGGGSRALGSPRGSLRALEAAPGLGT, from the coding sequence ATGGGCATCGCCGAGTCCACGCCGGACGAGCTGCCGTCGGACGCGGAGGAGCAGCTGCGCAGCGGCGATCAGCAGCTGGAGCTGAGCGGGAGGCGGCTGCGGCGGCTGCCCAGCGCCGTGTGCGCGCTGAGCCGCCTGCAGAAGCTGTACGTGAGCGGCACGGGGCTGCGCGAGCTGCCCGAGGAGATCGAGGAGCTGCGCGAGCTGCGCATCCTGGCGCTCGACTTCAACAAACTCGAGCGCCTGCCCGACGGCCTGTGTCGCCTGCCGCGCCTCACGCGCCTCTACCTGGGCGGCAACAGGCTGCTGGCGCTGCCCGCCGACTTCGCGCAGCTGCAGAGCCTGCGCTGCCTCTGGATCGAGGGCAACTTCCTGCGGCGCTTCCCGCGGCCGCTGCTGCGCCTGGTGGCGCTACAGTCGCTGCAGATGGGCGATAACCGGCTGCGCGCGCTGCCCGCCGAGCTGCCGCGCATGACGGGCCTGCGTGGCCTCTGGCTCTACGGGAACCGCTTCGAGGAGTTCCCGCCCGCGCTGCTGCGCATGGGCCGCCTGCACATCCTCGACCTGGACCGCAACCGCCTGGGCGGCTTCCCCGACCTGCACCCGCTGCGCGCCCTGCGCGTCTTTTCCTACGACCACAACCCGGTGACCGGGCCCCCGCGCGTCGCTGACACCGTCTTCCTCGTGGGCGAGGGCGCCGTCGAGCGCATGGCCGAGCGCGACGAGCCCACGCCCCGGCCGCCGCCCCGGCGCCCAGCGCGAGCCtttgaggatgaggaggaagaagactTGCTCATAGGGGGCGGGGGCTCCCGGGCTCTGGGGTCCCCCAGAGGCAGCCTCCGTGCCCTGGAAGCCGCTCCAGGACTGGGCACCTGA